The Diabrotica undecimpunctata isolate CICGRU chromosome 3, icDiaUnde3, whole genome shotgun sequence genome includes the window GCTAGAGTCCATGAACCGACTCTGACATCGAATCATCTTATGAAACtaataaatttctatttttgacTGTTAGTTTTTTTCATTTACCACCTATCCAACAATCACTCAGTAATATTTGgtccaaattttttatttttaccttcataaatatttatataagcaTCGACAGTTAAGAGCCAGGATTCTTCATTGGCTTGAAGGCGTCTGAGCGGCAAATCTAATTAAAGTTCCTAAGTGATCTAAgaaaataaagcatttatattattacaggaaccaattcaaagaaactatcaaacaaatagaaaaataacAAAGCGTCTGGCACAGGTGAAATAACTGCAGaagataaagaatggtggacatgtgCTATGGaagcgtatccataaactaatctgCCGCATATGGACACTAAAAGTCAGCCCAGAGGaatggaaagtaggaatcatacacTAAAGGACTAAACTACATTACGATTATTATTCCTTTCTGTTTGCCTGTTTATAACATCAGGGTTATAATACACATTAACTCGTTACTAGGCCAAGTATGTTGATAAAACTGCTGAATCTACAAGGTTAAGTTAAAGTGTAGCGGAAGTGTTTTGAAAAGACACGCTTGCTATACAATAGGTCTGCCCTAGTTTTCTagtgaaaaacaattatttattgcagtagaatatttttgatatttctaATATATTTGGATTACTGTATTTATCTCAGTATTTTTGAGATACGTCTTTTATACTACTTTAACACTACACCACAAAGGTTTGTAGCgctattagaagaagaagaacggtaaaaaatctgagaacaaacagaaaacgaacgagtagaatagatttaatagaagaaagatcttggatgaAACATTACTCACAACTGACCGAAACAAAACCACAATTCACGAACACCATCACAACAATATATGAAGTGGAATACGATGAAATAATAGTACAGGAAGTCGAAGATGCAATAAGGAAAACAAGGTACACCGAACAAATTATTAAAACAGAGCCCACGATTActacgggaattactggcgtacCTATGTTTTCACTTTATTCTATAAAGGACATGagcggagtggacaaaagcatatattaacatctacaaaaaaggagttGTTGAAACGTTGTTCAAACTACAGAGGGCTAAGTGTAATAAATTCACTCTCAAAATTCTAtggaaaaataatgaaaaaggaATGACAgatgtaaaagaaaaaaatggctttcgtgcaggcagaacCTGTATAGACATTATATTTTCTCTAAAGCAGGTTATGGAGCATTGAGAAAAGATTAGTTCACAACCTTTCAACTCGTGTAATCTTTATACATCTGACAAAGATATTCGATaatgtaccactttcaatgctccGGGTATCAatggaaaaataagaaataaacaaaaaaatatataaaagcagtACAATTTTACAAAAACAGGATGTGGCACTCCGGGAGTGCCACACGCACggagcgatggtttttaatttaattgattCGATTTGATTGCAATCGATTTAATTTAATTCGATTAGATTCCAATAGATTCGTTTTTATTTGATACCAATTTTATTCGATTTCAGTTGATGATTAGATCCCAATTGATTCGATTCGAGTAAATTCCAATCTATTCTATTTGATTTTATCCCAAATCGATTTGCTCTAATTCGATACCAGTCGATTTTATTCGATTTCAATCGATTCTATTCCAATCTATTTGATTCGATTAAATTCCAATCGATTCTATTCCATTTGATCCCAATCGATTCGATCTCAATTCTATTCCATTAGATTTGATTCGATTATATTTCTTTCGATTGGCTACCATTCGATTTTATTCGATTCCAGTAGATTGATTCGATTCGattattttatttcagtttattttattttattaagaaatacgCATGGGACAGCGTTCACTACTCCACGTAGTGACATGATCTCAAGGTTCATTGCGTTTCTTTTTTCACACCTCTACTCGATCCATTTCACCCATCAATACATTCTGTGCTTCTCCAGCGATAAGAAAGCTATCACGGAAAAATATCACGGATAACATTAAAACTGTAAACAAATTAACTATAAACATTTCTATTAGTAAGGGTTTAAAGCAAGGCTGCTACCTACACTCTTCAACATATCCGAacgaggcactctcagtgtgtacaagaaagtgctgcaatatatCCCAATCGAAGATGAGAGATTGTACATGATACATTTCGCTGACGAAATTCAAGCAATTCTAGCTGAAGATGAGAGTGATATAGACTACATACTAAAAAACTGAAAAAGGAATACACCAAGTGGGGCCTTACAATTGATATACAAAAACCGAGGACTTAGTTGCAAGAGAGAAACCAGAAAACCTCTACAAATTGAAATGAgaactataaaatcaactgaaaccttcaaatacttgggagttcAAATAATATCAAAAGCAAGAAGTAACGATGAAGAAATACATTCTACTCGTAGGATTGGCTAAGACAGAATAGTCACTAGATACTTACATGGATTATTGTGaagtaataaaataacaaaagaaaattaaaaataatttataaaacatgCTCTAGTGGTCAGagaccactgaacctctaaaaaaccGCGGAAAAAGCGGAATTTTGCTGAACATGTTAATTTTGGGATTCCAAAAATTTACCACTACTACCCCCCAGTTTACCCCTAAAAGCACCACTTGTAGAGGGAAAAAATCGATATAAcaagaatctgtatgccgtagaaaaaaatgtagctgagataattctgaacaaaaatctgtattagtacttttatatagaaggaaccgttctctcagaaacattTGAAGCGACCggagattttgaatgtcagttaggcgagcgaaatcaattttaaataaaatttatatcaactcgatggtaaaaattcgaaaTCTTtcgatcagagtgtcctatcgacgaAAATCAAAATACGTTCTATAAGTAAAGAGAGCAGCTTTcgtatccaattttttattttgtagcaaATGAAGACAGTTCTTATAAAGTctagtttaaaattaatttcgcgcgcgtaactgacattaaaCATCACCGGTCGCTttaagcattgtttctgagagaacggttcattttacataaaaactgctaataaacatttttgtccaaaattatctcagctatattttttattttaaacatttttttagggtgtgcagatttttcttaaatcgattttttccgttttccccctaTGAGGTGACGTTTTAGGGAGAAGCCCTAAGGAAGGTAGgagtgataaacttttttgcatatattttttaGGATCCCACAATTGTCATtttcagaaaaattcagcttgttcgtatgattccTCTGACAACTGGACTAACAATAATAGAAATTGTTCAGTTGTACGACGCCAAACTctgggatataaataaaaaaataaggccatggaaatgaactattggagacgatgttgccagggCTCACTACACTTGATAGAATGAGGAAcaaagatattcggagagaaatggaaattgatCTAGACATAATTGAAAAGATAAGCTGGTATGGACACCTGtcgagaatgcctgaaaatagatggccaaaaataatagaaaaacggACTCCGCACACTAGAACATGAGGTAGACCAACACGGTCCTGGAGAAATGTCAAAGATACAATTACAGCGagatatgtatttaaaaaattaagattcAAAAGTTAAACAACATTATTATGTTTGCACACTTTCACTTTTAACTGTATTTTCTTAACCTGGAATAATTTTTATATGAAGTTCCTTGTAGCCAAATATGCActttattttgaataaattatattAGTTATTCTTCCCAAAATCAATTTATGTATGATAATTTTAAATTGATTAGTGGTTTTTTGTACTTCAAATTATCTGTGAGCAATGCGCCATAGACTTTCTTGTAATAAGTGGTTCTTTAACATTGTACATGCATTTTACGCTCCCAAAATGCTTATCAATACAACCGAACCATCTAAAATTATAGAATTGGTCATTTCAAATATataaatctataattgtaacTTATAATTCACAGAAGAGTCGTAACAAGATGAATAGGGAGTAAGAAATTATCTTAGTTACATAACATAAGGCAGTAAAGTATGATATTGTTGACATGATACTAGTCAAAATGTCTGAAgataaaacacatttcaaaatatgCATACTCAAAAATAAGACATAAATACCTCGAATTGTTGGTGTATTTGGCAGTGGGTTTCCTATATAACATGCTACCCATCAGAAtagaacaacaaataaaaaaaaaagaataaaagctTGATTGGATACTTGATCCAGATTGATCCAATGTCATAAAATCTTTTAACAGGGGCTACTAAAATGGATCAGTTTAAGAGATCCTCTGATTTTTAAGGTTTACAAGTAAAGAACAACCATAATATTACAACAAATTTGTAGGATATACACCAACATTTGGCGACATTTGACAACCTATTTAATTTGATCATGCACAAAATTATAGACATGATATTACTACACTCAGTGAATAGAATTAGCTATTCCAATAGGCCTTGAGGGATTAGTAataaaataaacacataaaaaccattttttaatttaaatataaaaacttttattcaaaAATGAAATACTATGatatataaatattgtatatattgCGTAAAGAACAAAATCACTGTTTAAAATAATACTTGCTTTAGTCTGAAAAATAGAGTCtatttttacataatataataATCACAGTGACACACTATTTAAACTGGTTTACCTACAGGATGTCATAAAGGTGTCTTAAGATGTTAAGAattctaaaacatttttaaattaaaagaataataggACACTTAGTAACTTTGAAGATTCACAACAATTTAATGTATATATTAAAAGAAAGTGATGCAGATCCCATAGATCAATTCAAAAAGTCATTTTAAAAGTATTCAATAGCAAGAGAATAAAAAAATTGGGATATTATGTATAGAAATAATTTTTTCACTTGAAATAGTTGTTGCAGTCTTGTTTCTACAATTATATTCTATATGTATACTCAAATTATTCTActttaaaacaaaatacaaaactaTTTCTATTTCCCTGTATGATTATTGaaaactattatttttctttaacataAGTATTTCCCAGGCTACCTAGACTATaagtttgtaaaaaaattaagagaATAAAGTCTCAGGCCCTATAATTATCCTACCTCAGCAGTTGTACTATCAATAttatgtttcttttttaaatGCATCTTCATAtaatagttctctatgaatctTTTATCACAATGGAGACATTTAAAAGGTTTTATTCCAGTGTGAGTACAAAGGTGTTTCTGTAGTTTATTGTTAAAAGCAAAAGTTTTTGAGCACAGAGGACAGGCGAACTTCTTTTCTGGTTTTGGAATGTTAATTGATCCTATATTATGAATAATTTTCAAGTGTTTCTTCAAACCATAATGGTTTTTATACTCTTTGTCTTGACATAGGTTGCATTTGAACTGCCTTTCATTATTGTGTGACCTGAAATGTTTGGACAACTCAGATTTATCAAAAAACTTCTTATCACATATGTGACAATCAACCTCTTTGATACCTTCATGTCTCTTCATATGAGTAACCAAGCTCGAATTTATGGGAAATCTCTTTTCACagtatttacaaatatatttccAGTCTTTTGGTTCAACATGCATACATATTTTATGAGTTCTTAAAATACTTGTAGTGTTAAAACTTTTATCACACAAATTACACTTGTACTCTCTTTTATTCAAATGTATTTTGCTATGATGGTATAAATCACCAGAGCATACAAAACATTTTCCACAATAAGAACACACAAATGGTTTCTCATTGTTGTGATTTCTTTTATGAACAAGGAGGCTATGTGAGTTAGTGAACTTTGCATCACAAAgatcacacttgtatggtttctCAAAAGTATGCTTGGCACGAATATGAGCAGTATAATGCTGCCTTCTATTGAAATTCTTGCCACAATATTCACAGGTCAACGGGACTTTAAgtttgttatattttttctttaatactgGTTtcggtttttcttcttcttcttcttcttcactagAATAGTTATTTCCTTCTGTTTTCTCCTCATTTATAACACATTCACTAACTTTGTCATTATCTATTTCTATTGTATTATCTTGGGAATCGAAATGTTGCTCACTTTCTTCAACTTTTTGCTCATTGTGAATTATAATTATATGCGTCAATAGGGACGATTTCTGTAAAAACTTTTTATTGCACTGATCACAGGGATAAGCCTTTTGTTGTTCTGATTTTATAGATTTTCTCAGTTCTTTGCTTTTAAAACAGGTCTGAATAAAGTTGTATGCCAAATTCAGTTGTGCAATGCAGTTTATGCATATTTTATATTCTCTTTTCCATTcctgtaaaaaaatatattataattctgaattaaacaaaacaaatgagTTTTACCTGGTTATTGTCACACAAACACAGTTTTTCACTATACTTAATATCATTCTCGTCACGATTTTCAATGTATtctaaatgtaaatttttttgaaCACAAACGCAGCAGAATTCATCTAATTccattatttaatatttgtttattttttattttataatgcaTCAAAGTAACAGAAACACAAGATTAGAATTTGGTGTAGCAAGGAGCCCATCTCTATATATATTTGTGAcatttgacttattttgcaatttgcaacatttatttttatcataggcatatacattttttatatttatagcatttttatatattctgtgGTGTATAGAAagtaacttttaaattattttcttaaaaacCAATAAACTTCAGTCAAATAAATGTTGCTCTATTAAAAGGTAATTTTCGAGAAATGTGTTATTTggaagctgttttcttgtggcatgttattaattattgCATAATGTATGATTTTTAAACAGGAAATCGAAAAGAcaaaataaacataatattttcaactgaaattgtTGTCAATTTCCAGTAAATACAATAAAGAAATGTATTGATTTGAATGTGTACTTAAACTGatcaacatttataaaaaattagtaaatttaaaatcacAGCTGAGAAAAACGCATATATGTGATATACgaaaacttaattttaaaaattataaaacgtttttgtaaaattatgtttattttaatatattggaTTCTTGTAATAACAATCACCACATGTTAGTATTTGGACATATACATAACGAACAAACTTATCTATAAATGTCTTTGCGACGTTTCTTCTCAGCTGTCAGAAAGTGGTCGGTCAAATGTCAAAAAGTAGGtcaatattttacattttacctTTCAATACGTGTGTTcatatgttgtttttttttcagacTTTTTTGcgatttaaattattttcgaCCATGTAAGCGAAGTGCTGTAGGGATTTTTAAATAATCGACGTCAAATGAATTAACCTAGCGtaggaaatatttaattttttttattcaaaaacctACCTACCATAGGATGGTTTAAAAAGTGAAATATGGCTGAAAAGTTAGGATTAGGCACTGAGATTAGAGAATTAAAGATTGGACAAAGCTTTGTTAATCCGAAATCTAAAGCATTTCACACAATGAAATGTAAGTTTCCACCCTTGGCATGCTTTGAATGTGACAAACTAATAAATGTGTTTTTTAGATGATTTCAAACCAGCTTCAGTTGATACTAATAAAAAGGCGACTATAGAAGTTCCTGGAGTTAATCAAGTTACTGTTACAGTTCCTCATTTAggtaaacaaaatttttgttataataatcTCCCTTTAGCATGGCCAAAGAAATTTATGGTTAGAGCTTCATATGATTAGACTATTATTCAGTCTTAGAGAGTTTATACTGAATGTATATAGTCAGTTCTATCCTCTAATCATCAATTGTTCTCACCAACTTTTCCTCACCCACAACACCTATCTTATTCAGTCAGGAGCAACCTGGGCCGTACCATTTTAGGTGCTTCAAAAacaaactaaatattttttattttctccatATTGAAACAACTTGATTGGTAGACATATTTCAGCTCTAAAGCTAAATTTTGTATGTATAATAAATACTTTCTGTTGTATTTATCTACAGAGTTATGATTATTGTAGTCTAGCAAATTTGCTCAAACAAGGGTGATAGAACTACATGTTTTACCACTATTCttaagtttataaatattttatacattgcAAATCCATAATGGAATATGTGATGCaatattttgaattgaaaatttgaaaaaaaaagaacagaatAGTCTTAAATGTTCCTATTAACCATGAACATCCAAAAATAGTAATGAACTAAAGTGACTCAGTTATGAAAAGAAGATACTGATAATAGCAAttatctaaaaaatatttaaaatcctgTAATTTACAGGTAAGTTAAAAAAGAGGTTTAAACCCAAAAGGCTATTTTCAGATAACTGAAACTGCAAATCAATACTCAAAAGGAACATAagtacagaaataaataaaatgtattgaTGGAAAGCCACCAGATAATATGGAGGACTTTGCTACATGAAGTACTAGCAATAGAGGGGTGTAAAACTTCATataaaacagaataaaaagaataatataaaaatagaacacATTTTGTATGATAAGGTATTTGTATATAAGGAAAATAGGTTAAAGATTTAGATTATTCATATTAAAATAGAAAGAAACCCAAAAGGTTCACAGATTTTGGACTGAAAATAACTAAACAAATTATGATGAATCTAGAAATATCTTAAGAAAAAGaataaatcataaaaaatattgGTAAGTCATAAATTACCAAAATTACTGTACATTACAAGTTAGGCACTATAcggcgttccacgttaagaaaataacattgcggatatagggccatgtatttcttatggacgatagaagcacAGCGATGCCATGATGAacgcaagcacgattcagggttgtataatttgtattttcgttttcacagacatgaattaaattaatgttttttaacataattgaccaaaagtgcccattcgaaacaagagatgaaaagtagggaaaatgattttaattatagtaacgacagtttatttgtttttctgtaagaatatcatataccatgaatcatagaaatcagtagaaaatattgcttagttaaatcatgcactttgccggctattaaagatttaaaagcaaataaacagacggcttggaatgcatatatctaattattaattgcaacttaaaataatacggtgtgcatatgtcagcgattttatgtcgttctctgagactacataatgataatacggctttgtggttcttcagttgttattctgactttacagttaaatgttaattgaaaatggaaattcgaaaaatatatcgacaatctagtaaaccgcattactgagagttttggcaacactgatctctaTAAGCCTAATggtattttcttaacgtgaaacgctctatagtgttaaatacaacaagaaaaactaaatagaaaaTACCATGCTATGGATGTTTTTTGGACAGAATTATGGAAAATAGTCCGGTACATGTGCAGAAAGAATATTTGAAAATAGTCCGGTACATGTGCAGAAAGAATATTTGAAAAT containing:
- the LOC140435512 gene encoding uncharacterized protein, whose product is MELDEFCCVCVQKNLHLEYIENRDENDIKYSEKLCLCDNNQEWKREYKICINCIAQLNLAYNFIQTCFKSKELRKSIKSEQQKAYPCDQCNKKFLQKSSLLTHIIIIHNEQKVEESEQHFDSQDNTIEIDNDKVSECVINEEKTEGNNYSSEEEEEEEKPKPVLKKKYNKLKVPLTCEYCGKNFNRRQHYTAHIRAKHTFEKPYKCDLCDAKFTNSHSLLVHKRNHNNEKPFVCSYCGKCFVCSGDLYHHSKIHLNKREYKCNLCDKSFNTTSILRTHKICMHVEPKDWKYICKYCEKRFPINSSLVTHMKRHEGIKEVDCHICDKKFFDKSELSKHFRSHNNERQFKCNLCQDKEYKNHYGLKKHLKIIHNIGSINIPKPEKKFACPLCSKTFAFNNKLQKHLCTHTGIKPFKCLHCDKRFIENYYMKMHLKKKHNIDSTTAEVG